One window from the genome of Deinococcus sp. NW-56 encodes:
- a CDS encoding Crp/Fnr family transcriptional regulator — MMSGPFGALPQETQAQVVAAARPGRWARGGLLFHPEDAAETLFVVTRGSVRLYRLGAGAREVTLDVHGPGDLLGTGALLDGASYGMYAEAMDDTEALLLGRETLNRLTAAHPAVGVALTEQVTRQTRSVQERLAGLVFMEVSQRLAQALLTLAEREGPWPDGGPLALRERLSHQDLAHVVGSTRETITKLLGDFRARGLLDLGYRRIILTDRAGLQAAAREPLRERPS; from the coding sequence ATGATGTCCGGGCCGTTCGGAGCGCTGCCGCAGGAGACGCAGGCACAGGTGGTGGCGGCGGCCAGACCCGGCCGCTGGGCACGGGGGGGCCTCCTCTTTCATCCCGAGGACGCGGCCGAGACGCTGTTCGTGGTCACGCGGGGCAGCGTGCGGCTCTACCGCCTGGGAGCCGGAGCGCGGGAGGTCACGCTGGACGTGCATGGGCCGGGCGATCTGCTGGGCACCGGGGCGCTGCTGGACGGCGCGAGCTACGGCATGTACGCCGAGGCGATGGACGACACCGAGGCCCTGCTGCTGGGCCGCGAGACGCTGAACCGCCTGACGGCCGCGCACCCGGCAGTGGGGGTCGCCCTCACCGAGCAGGTGACCCGGCAAACCCGCAGCGTGCAGGAGCGGCTCGCCGGACTCGTCTTTATGGAGGTCTCGCAGCGGCTGGCGCAGGCCCTGCTGACCCTGGCCGAGCGCGAGGGTCCATGGCCCGACGGCGGTCCGCTGGCCCTGCGCGAGCGCCTCTCGCACCAGGACCTCGCCCATGTGGTGGGCAGCACCCGCGAGACGATCACCAAGCTGCTGGGCGACTTCCGGGCGCGGGGACTGCTCGACCTGGGCTACCGCCGGATTATCCTCACCGACCGCGCGGGGTTGCAGGCGGCGGCCCGCGAGCCGTTGCGCGAGCGCCCCTCCTGA